The Cellulomonas oligotrophica sequence GAGGAGCAGCTCCTGCATGCGCAGGCGCGTCAGCGCGTCGAGCGCCCCGAAGGGCTCGTCGAGCAGCAGGACGCCGGGGTTGCGGGCCAGCGCGCGGGCCAGCGACGCGCGCTGCGCCATGCCGCCGGAGACCTGCCGGGGCCGCAGCCCCGCCGAGGCCTCCAGCCCGACCAGGTGCAGCAGCTCGGCGACGCGGGCGCGCCCGGCGGCCTTGTCGGTGCCGGGCCGCAGGCCGAGGGCGACGTTCTGGGCGAGCGTGCGCCACGGCAGCAGGCGCGGCTCCTGGAAGGCGACGGCCGTGCGGGTGTCGACCCCGGTGACGGGGGTGCCGTCGAGCAGGATCTTCCCGCCGTCCGGGGCGTCGAGGCCGCTGACCTGGCGCAGGAGGGTCGACTTGCCGCAGCCGGACGGGCCGACGAGGGCGACGATCTCGCCGGCGTGCAGCTCGACGTCGACGGACCGCAGCACCGTGTGCGGGCCGGCGGGCGTCGCGAACGCGCGCCGCACGTCGCGCAGCGCGACGGCGTGCGCGCGGCGGTCGGTGGCGACGGGGCTGGTGAGGGCCATGGGGGACGTCCCGGGGGTCGTGCGCGGGCGTCCGGCGGCGCCGGTCGACCACGCGGGGGTGGTGGGCACCGGCGG is a genomic window containing:
- a CDS encoding ABC transporter ATP-binding protein; the protein is MALTSPVATDRRAHAVALRDVRRAFATPAGPHTVLRSVDVELHAGEIVALVGPSGCGKSTLLRQVSGLDAPDGGKILLDGTPVTGVDTRTAVAFQEPRLLPWRTLAQNVALGLRPGTDKAAGRARVAELLHLVGLEASAGLRPRQVSGGMAQRASLARALARNPGVLLLDEPFGALDALTRLRMQELLLDVHAAEPTTVLLVTHDVEEALYLADRVLLLRTLAGAPDGTPSVAEVVDVPGARPRDRADQRLAELRVRLLDGLGVATHHAAADPDAHHSI